DNA sequence from the Agelaius phoeniceus isolate bAgePho1 chromosome 20, bAgePho1.hap1, whole genome shotgun sequence genome:
TTACAAAAGGCTGCTATTAGGTATGGTATTTCAAATATGTCAGGATAATAAGTTCACACAAAAATAGTTTCCATTATATCAATGTGCCTGTAGATGGAGAGTTGGGTGGCACAGAAATTTGGgtctgctgtccccatgtcctgtgTCCTGTTTGCTGGGTGGCAAACTGGCTGGTGGTGTCACCAGTGGTGTGGGACAATGGATCTGCAGCtcaattttattgtttttttagCTATTTGCTGGTGGATTCAGCAAATGAGAATAATGGTGATGTTTCAGCTGTTCCTAAGTGGTGTTTTCCTTCATCAAagacacaggagctgctgggaggggacagagtCAGGCCAGGTGATCCAAGCTGACcaaaggattttccatcccataGAAAATCCTACCCCAGCTCTCCTGTGGCACCACAGGTGCTTCCAGAACATTCCCCAAAAAAGAGCCTCCACTTGCAGCCCCAGGTGTCACCTGTGGGGACAAACTGGGTGGCACCAGAGCTGGACCCAGGCTGGGAACAGCAAACCCAGGGGTCCCCCATGGTCCCTTCTCCCACCTTGGTGCAAGGAGGCATCAAAACTGACCCCTCATTAACAGACACGTGGATATGATTGAAATTATCTTTATTTTAGTGTATTATTCTGACATAGTTTAAATAgtttttagaaattatttaaaaataacgCTTAGAAAAACAATATTTAGTTTAACTTAAATaagttaaataaaataattttctcctttgAAGAAGGCTGGGGGTCAAATCCTCTCTGTTGTGCCGGAGTCTGGAAGCTGTGCAGGGGTGGGATTGTGGCTGTCAGCAGGGAAGGCTCAGTTTCCCAGGCTCTGGAAGTGCTTCTGGAGCTCCTGCACCCATTTTTCCTGCGGATCTGCACACAGCTCtctcttcttcagggtgatcATACTGCCAGGACAAAACCTGCCttgagctgctgggctggggcagcgggatctgagtgccagcagcagcaccctgagTGTCCCATGTGtgtcccctggcagtgctggcactgctgggcactcACATCACacccctgtgtgcccccaggtcccccctggccctgctgggtaCTCACATCACTCCTGGcttgctgcaggagctgctggtgtcGAACACGGATCTGACAAGGCGCTGAGGGATGGGGTTCTTCTGGTAGGTGAAGCAGCACTTGGTGGGGACACCATCTGTGAGGGCAAGGGACACACACATGGCTCTGgtgagagcccagcacagcctctgccccCTCCAGGGATTTCCACAGCCCCTGGCAGAACCCCCTCTGGGCAAACCCCAGCTCCAAACCTGCATCCCCCAATGTGACACAGACCCCCCAAccctccccagagccaccctgccagggctggggctctgcaggaggacaCAGCGATGCTGGACTCACCAAGGTGACCTTCAGCTGGGGAGCAggtggccaggaggagcagagaggcCAGGGTGGCTGCCAGGACCTTCATGGTGCTGTgggctctgagaggagctggggttggagctggggaggctgcaggattCTGTCTgtggccctggggctgtgctccccTTTTATCCCCATCCCAGGGGCGGGTGCAGGGTTTCAGAGAAGGAAAGTGAGGACATCATACTAGGAAATCGTGCCTAAAAATTATGTTAGGATCATTCATTTTTGCTGAGCTGGAAAAGGCAGCGAAACCGCAGAAGGGGAAGCGCCGTCCACGAGGCTGCAGCTTCCGAGGTGCTCCTTGGGTGCCTGGTGCTCCCAAactgtgtcagggctctgcagcagctctgggggtgctggcaGAAAAGCCCTGCCAGGAGAGAGATGCCAGCTTCTCCCTGGGTTTGCCACAAATGCCACTTCTCACCCTGCTCCACCATGGGGATCCAGAGCGGGATCCACAACCACTGCACGCACATGCGTCCCCACTGATAACACCAACTCCTGCTTGGACAGGGAAAATCATGAAGAAATGAGGTTGTGTCAAGCTAGAAGTCACTGTGGGCCTCACATTTGTCCCTTTTTGCTGGTGGTTGGTCAAAAGAATAATTTCCTTACTGGAAAGGCTGCAGAGACATGGAGTCCCTGCAGGTGCAGGTGCAGAGCCTGGACTCTGgtgccctgctccaggccagCAGCCCACCCTGCCaccctcccctgtcccctggctgGATTTACACCTCTCTAAGGGTTTCATTTTTTGCTGCAGCCCACCCTGCCaccctcccctgtcccctggctgGATTTACACCTCTCTAAGGGTTTCATTTTTGGCTGCAGCTGAccctttcctccctttcctctgACTGAAGAGTTTCAGTTTTGGCTGCAGCCTCTCAAGGCTGAAGTTGTTGCAATAACTGCTTGCCCACTTCTTCCCAAGCAGGATCATTTAATCCAATTTAATCTCTCCTGGTTTAGCCCCAGCAAGCAGAGACTCCCATGGCAGGACACAGCATGGAGGGTtggaggcagagggaggagaggaTCCTGCTGGTACCCACTGGGATCAGCTCATTGCACACAAAGTCTCCAGAAAACTGCAGAGTGACTGAAAAAGAGCAGCATTTGCAATTCCAGAGGGTAATTCCCCAAACACCCCCCTCTGCTGCACACCCAAACAGAGTGAGCTGCCAAAATCATTCCTTCCTccattttttttgcctttcccagccttttcctGATGCTGCCACAGAGGGTTTGCAGTTACCAAGCAAACCCCAGcttcccctggccctgctgctgacCTTGCCTGGGCTATGACTAATTCCTGACTGATTCAAGGGAAAAGTCCAACTGCCCAAAATGCTGAGCCATGGCACTGCCTGTTCTTGTCCAGAAAAGCTTCCCCAGCCACCAGGTCCTGCCTGGTGTCAGCAGGACAGGGAATGTGTGCAAATcatctcctggagctgctcaggagaTGATTTGGCCTTGGGCTGGTGGAAGAACAGGTCCAGCTGTTCCAGCTGTTCCAGCTCTTTCTCCACCTCCCAATTTTCAGCTCTTTCTGTTTCAGCCACTCTGTGCATGGGGCTAcacattaataaataaattaataaatcctTTGGATTTGCCAATAACCATTTGTGGTGGTTGATTGAGGAAGGCTTGGAAAATTCATCTGCTGTAAAGGCACCTGCTTGTGACATGTCCCTGGATGCACAAAGGCAAAAGGCTCAATTCCCCAGAGTAATCCAGATCTGCAttaatttattctgtttttctgcCCTGCTGATTGCAAAGACACTGACAGTTTTCTCTAGAGCTCAAAGCACCCTCTGTGTGCAGAGGAATCCCAAGTTCAGGGCAAGCCAGTGgaagttttttgtgttttcatgACCCTCTCTGCCTGTAAACCCACAGAGAtctccccacagctctgccctgcagccacccctggaattctggaattcccTCCTGGAATTCTGGcacctctcctgcctcaccaGGGCCAGCTGGGTTTGTGCATGGGGGAGAAGTGGGAGAGGGACTGAcaggaggaaagaaagcaggaaTTGCTGTCTGGGTCCACCACAGGAATGAGATCCTGAGCTGTCCAAAGCctggatggatttttttctggagagagcagccctgagctaGGGATGAGCTGAGCTTGGCTTGGTGGGTGCCCaaacagagggaaaaggggcaggatgggcaagagagcagcactggggaccaacaaacaccaggagcagggtgAGGAATATCCCACAGCCAGAAAAGCCTGGAAACTGAAATCAGGGCTCTGTGGGCGCTGCAGTTTCCAGAGGATGAATTCTCATCTGGCAGGAACCACAGAAAATCTCACAATTAATAGATTATTTCTGATGGGAAAAGcaaaaacatttcctctttGCTGCAGAAGTGACTGGCCAAGCTTTCAGTTCTCCATTCAGCTGAGGGCCGGATGGGACTTCTTACTGGACGCTGATGAAATAGTTTCCATTGTGACTGGAACTGAGGATATTACAGAGAATTGCACAAAAGTTCAGCTCAGCAAGAGCAGGCAGTTGGTGTTTAATTCTGTTTAAGGAATTAGATAGCAGGAACTGATATAAAGGGAGAGTGAAGAAATGActtgtggttttatttctccTGCTGTGGAAGATCTCTGTGAGCAGGTGATGTTGGAATCCAGCAGAGGAACAAGAATTTGGAGGGGAAAGAGAAACTTCAGCTTTACAAATTcaaatttgaaaaattaaagaaagaaaaagcccaTTAGTCAATGGGGGGAGTAAAGACCCAAAGATGCCACTTCTTTTTTGGCTTGCCTGGTTATGGTTGAGTACTCAATACCACCAAAATTTTGTGCACCcaggaaagaaaagtgaaaaaagaacaaataataaataaggAATAATAAATAAGGAAGGAAGAGGCAAATAATAAAGAGAACAAATAATAAGgaataaataaagaagaaagaggCAGTTGAGGCAGGTGCAGCCAAAACAAAAAGGGCTACAAAGATTCCCATAAATTGCTCCTGATCCAGGCTGTGGCCACCTCACCACCAGATAAACTCACATGGGGTGGAGAAGCGAATGTGGCACTGGTCTCACAAAATCTGATGATTTTGGCACTGCCTTGCATGAGTATCCCAAAGAAAAGGAGGGAATTAGGTGTGAAACCCCCtcaccccctggggctgtgcagagggACCATCCCTGActgagggcaggacaagggggagcagcagggacagtgtGGGGCCAGAGCAGACCCCAAATTTGCTGAGTGCCAGGATGAGGAACCTCTCCCTTTGGGCTCTTATCCCAGAAATAAGGCATAAGAGGAGAATCCCAGAATATTATTGATGTGGAAGGGATCCATCAGCATCATTaagcccagctgctggccctgagGCAGAGGATGCTCTGGGGAGCACCAAAGGGATCAAAGCAGCCTCTGCCTTCCCCAAGGCAGGAACCCAGAGCAGGAAGAAATGAAAGTCACCGCCAGCACCTCGATCCCGTGCAAGTGCAGAGGAAGCCACAGGGGTTGTGCAACGTCCCCCTGGAAGTGACACTCATTGATAAAAATGCTGCAAAGGGCTCCTGTGGCTCAGGGTTGCGGGGAGAGCACGTGGCAGCCTCACGAGCTGGCCCTGACCCTGCTGTGTGGGGTTTTCTGGGAATAATTCTGCTCTCAAAGCACAGTTCCTACAGCAGGCCCTGCTGATGGATTTGTAGCTCGAATTTCCAAAAGTTCCTTCCCTCCCTGAGGATCCTGTGGTAAGACCCCTGTCACATTCATATTTTcggaaaaatccccttgcccaggattcttctcctagggagctgagaagcctcagagaaaaaggaaaacaatattatctgatttgcttctcctgtgttttgatgctctggaatgtggttggaaattgtttatccaacatgtgaattgttggATAAACAATTGATAAACTTGTTAAATTGATAAttgataaataataaattgtaAATTGATAAACTTAAGTCGGAtaaacttaatgaccaatcacagccagctgtgtcaggactctggaagagAGAGTTCACAAGTTATTAATTATTATcctttagccttctgtctgtatcctttctctattctttagtatagttttagtatagcattaatataatataatataatataatataatataatataatataatataatataatataatgcaACATAACATAATAcaacataacataatataatacaacataacataatataacataatataaattagccttctgagaacatggagtcagattcatcattcct
Encoded proteins:
- the LOC129129323 gene encoding C-C motif chemokine 3-like, giving the protein MKVLAATLASLLLLATCSPAEGHLDGVPTKCCFTYQKNPIPQRLVRSVFDTSSSCSKPGVIMITLKKRELCADPQEKWVQELQKHFQSLGN